Genomic DNA from Thermotoga petrophila RKU-1:
TTCACAACGTTCATAATGAAAAGAGTGAAAGGTGCCATGTACGACTATTTGAGAAAAATAGACTGGATGCCGAGGAATCTGAGAAAAAACGTGAAGATGATCGAAAGAGCGATATACGAAAGCGAGGAGTTTCCATCCGATGAAGAGATAGCCAGAAAAACCGGTCTTGAATTGAAGGAAGTCGTTCGTGCAAGAAACGAGATGATGAGGAAGCAACTTCTCATGATAGATGCGATGGAAGACGAAATCGTTCTGAAAACAGAGGGGCCAGACGAAAACGCGTACCGTGAACTTCTGGTGGAGGAGATGAAGAAGGCAATAGAAAAACTCTCGGACAAAGAAAAGCTGGTTCTGTCTCTCAGATTCGAAAAGGATCTATCTTTGAAAGAGATAGCGAAAGTACTGGATGTTTCTGAATCCCGTGTTTCTCAGATTATAAGTAAGTCCCTTCTGAAAATAAAGAAAGAAGTGATGGGCGATGATCAGGCCGGTTGACTTCCAGGGATTTGTCGTGAAGGGTGTGGAGTCTGTTCAAAATGTCTCTCAATCGTTGAACCAGCAAACACTGGTTCAGCAGGCTCTTTCCCAACATCTATTACATCAGATTCAAAGAGAACAGAGTTCAGTTAAAGAGAGCAACACAACTGAAAGAGCGGAAGTGAGAACTTCCACAGAAGGAAGGCAAAGGGGTTTCTCGCAGGCTAAAACACACTCTTCGCTGAAAAAGAAAAAAACGTCAATAAAAGAAGAAAACAAGGGGTTGTTCATGGACGTGAGAACATGACAATAGCATATCTCGATTCAAGAAAGATAGAGGGAAAGTTCATAGGTGGGCTCCTTTCAGTCGATGAAAGAGGAATCCCTGTGGAGTTCAAGTACACAGATCCAGTGGTTCCAAACGAACTCCAGAAAATTCTCTACGGCAGTTCAATCGACACTTATTTGAAGGGAGAACTGATTGCCAAAACGCTGCTGAAGAAAATGGAGAAAAAACCGGATTTCGTTTTTGTACACGATCCGGAGTTGCTGGAAGTGGACGACAGGCTTCTTCTGATCGCAGAAAGAACTGAAAAATTAGAAACCCCCACCCGTGTGTCTGAAGAGGAAGTTCTTCTGCCGTTCAAAGGATCCTCAGTGAAAATTGTGGGAAAAGTATCCGATGAAGACATGAAAAAACTCGCTGATCTTCTGGAGACCTTCGATGTTATGGAACCGTTTCAGAGGCTGGAAAGGGCGCTGGAGTATCTATGTTCGGAAAAATAGTTGTGCTGATAAAGAAATGGATAGAGGGTTTTCTTCTTGAATTGAAAGGGCCTTCTGTTGAAGAAGCAGATACTTCTTTTCAACTTCCAGACGTAAGAGAACAGCCTTTCCAGAACAAGGTGAACGTTTTCTCTCTAAAAGAAGAAACAACGGTTCACGAGGGTACAACAAACCAGCAACAGATCTCTATAAAAGAATGTTCCCTTGAGAATGAAATACGATGTAAAACAGGAACTCCAGAAATTCTAATCTCCGGAATTCACCTTTTTAACCCTGAACTCTCGGACGTATCGTTCCACAGCGAAAACGTTCATTTCATAGTAGATGCGAAAACGATCCCGTCTGAAGAGATGGATGTTTTCTCAAATACCGACATTCCAATCTTGTGGAGAATGAGAGTAAAAAGAGAGGTGCTCGTCGACAGAAAAAAAATAGAAGGAGCACTGAAAGTGCTCCTGAATAGTCTGAAAGATAGAAAGATTGACAGGATCAAATTTGTCGGTTATTACAAAAATGTTCCTGCTGGAAAAATCAGCTTGTTTTCTTCTGATCTTCTCGTTGAGATCGATAAAGGTCCTTCTAAGAATCTCGTCGTTTTTGAATTAGAAATCAACGGAGAAAAGAAGCACGTTTTCATCTCTGTTCAATGAGCTTTGAAAGTTCTTCGACGTTTTCAAGCACTATTTTGAAAAACTTGAAGGCTTCCGTATCCACTTCGGAATTTCGGTCCATAAAGTAGTACATCACCTTCTTTTTAAATTGCTCCCTTTCCTCGGCAGACATCTTGAGAATTTGAGTGACTATTACTTTGATTCTCGAATCTTCCTCCATTACTTTAACTATTTCTCGTATTTCCGGCTTCATCACTCATTTTTGTTATTTTCCAGAAAGACTTTGAAAGAAATACCTGTTCTCACATCATCCCCTATTTTGATTTCAATGAAACCCGGTACAACGAAGAGATCCTTTCCGGATTCTTCCAGAAATCTTCTTGCAACTGCCAGAGCCTTTACTGCCTGGTTCACTGCACCAGCACCGATAGCCTGAATCTCCACCTTTTCACTCTTGGTAAGGGAACCCGCTATCGCACCGGCTACCTTGTTGGGGTTCGAGTTCGAACTGACCTTCAGGATTTCCATCCTACCATTCCTCCTTACTCACGGGTTTCTAATCTGCATTTTATCATAAAAGAATTGGAGATTTCAAACTTGTTCCAAACTGACTTCTCTCAGGTATCTAGCAGCATCTTCTGGTGGCACTATGTTTATGTAAAATCCCGTTCCCCATTCGAAGCCCGCTACTTTTGTCAATCTCGGGAATATCTCTATGTGCCAGTGGTAATAATCCTTGCCTTCAAGACTCGTAGGAGCGGTGTGGATCAAAAGGTTGTAGGGCGGATTATCTAAAGCGGCGTATATCCTGTAGAGAACGTTCTTCAGGATCTTTGCAAGAGACCCAACTTCATCCTCAGATATCAGGTGAAAGCTGTTCATGTGTCTTTTTGGAAGAATCCACGTTTCGAACGGAAATCTGGCAGCGAAGGGTTCCAGAGCTATGAAGTGATCGTTTTCCTCAACGATTCTCTCCCTCTCTTTCTTCTCCTCGTCTATGATATCGCAGAAAGGACATCTTTCCTTGTACTCGTAATATTCCTTGGAACCGTCGAGTTCTTCCTGAACCCTCTTTGGCATGATGGGGAGTGCGATTATCTGGCTGTGAGGGTGGCTGAGAGAAGCTCCTGCGTCCTTTCCGTGGTTCTTGAAAATCAGTATGTATTTTATTCTCTCATCCTTCATGAGCTGCTCGTATCTGATCTTGTAAGCCCAGATGACTTCTTCCACGTTTTTGTAATCCATAACGGCAAGGTGAGAATTGTGATCGGGAGTTTCAACGACCACATCGTGGTAACCAAACCCCATCGCTGCATCGTACATACCTCTTCCGTATTTTCTCAAAGGCACGTCGGGATCAACCGCTGGGAACTTGTTTGGAACAACACGCACCCACCAGCCGGGTGTGTTGGGTTCTGTGTCGGCAGGCCTGAAGGCGAAAATCTCCGGTGGTGTGGTGTGTTCATTACCGTAATCGAAGGGACAGAAGCCCTCCCGTACTTCTTCTACTTTCGTTCTTGCAAAATCGTGGGGCCTTTTCGCTCTCTCGGTGGCTATGATAACCCACCTTTTTATAATGGGATCCTTCCTGAATTCGGGCATGCTTTCACCTTCCAACCTTTGCAAGGGCTTTTTTGTAAAGATCAACGTACTCTTTGGCAGACCTGTCCCAGGACAGATCCGTGTTCATGGCGTTTGTCATGATTCTTCTCCAGTGATCTTTTTCCCTGTAGTAAAAGTGCAAAGCCTTCGAAACAGCCTTCAACAGATGAGCAGAATCGTACTTCTTGAATCCAAAACCCGTTCCTTCCATCGATTGTGGATCGTATTCTTTCACAGTATCTGCCAGGCCTCCCGTGTATCTCACAACGGGGATTGTTCCATATCTCATGCTGAACATCTGTCCCAAACCGCACGGTTCGTATCTGCTCGGCATGAGGAATATGTCCGCACCAGCGTATATCTTCTGCGCCAGCTCGACATCGAATTTTATGTTCGCTGATACTTTGTCTGGATACCTCTCCTGGAACTTTCTGAAGGCGTTTTCGTACTGTTCGTCTCCCGTTCCAAGAACAACGATCTGAAGATCGAAGAGCATCAGATAATCCATCACATCAACCAGAAGGTCCAGACCTTTTTGAGGGACGAGTCTGCTTATCAACCCGGCTACAGCCGTTTCCTTGTTAACGGGAAGTCCCAGTTCTTCCTGGAGTTTCACCTTGTTTTCCCACTTGAGTTCAAGACGATTCACATCGTAGTTGACGTAAATGTATCTGTCCGTAGCTGGGTTATAAAGCTCGTAATCTATTCCGTTCAATATACCGTAGAGATCTTTCGAACGCATTCTCAGTACACCCTCGAGTTTCTCGCCGTACTCTTCCGTCTGAATTTCCTCGGCGTAAGTGGGGCTAACCGTGTTTATCACATCGCTGAACACTATTCCACCCTTGAGGAAATTCAGCTGTCTGTAGAACTCAAGGCCGTCGATAGTGAAAACATAATCGGGAAGGCCTGCAAAAGAGAGGTACTTCGGATCGAACACGCCCTGATATCCAAGGTTGTGTATCGTCAAAACCGTGGCCGTTCTGGAAAAGTAAGGATCGTCCCTGTAAACGGTTTTCAAATAGACAGGAATCAGAGCGGTTTGCCAGTCGTTCACATGGACGATATCGGGCTTCAAATCAAGATGTTTTACCAGATCCAGAGTAGCTGCGCAGAAGAAAATCGCCTGTTCACCAAGATCTGGCCCCGCATAGACATCTTCCGCGGAGAAATAGTAATCGTTGGCAACGAAATACGTTTTCACATCGCTACCGGGAAGAACGGATTCGTATATATCGAACTTTTGATCGGTTTTGACATGAGAAACAGAGAGACCTTCGGCTACTTTCTTGATCTCATACCCAAATTTCTCTGCATTTTTTTCAACGATTCTGTGTTTCGGCATAACTATCGTGACATCCACCCCGTGTTTCTTCAAATACTTTGGAAGAGTTCCAGCAACGTCCGCCAGTCCTCCTACTTTCGCGAACGGAAAAACCTCGTAAGAAACGAATACTACCTTCATTTTTTCACCTCCAGTTTCAGCGGTGCGTCGTGTGGAAAAACTAAAAGATCGATCCTTCCAACTCTGTCAAGGAAGTTCTTAACCTGAACACTTCCGTACCCTTTGATTATATCATAGTAGCTAAGCCTGTTAGGTGTTATATCCCCCGTGATCAGCACTCTTCCCGCATTCTCCGTATCGAGAAGAAAAGAAAGGTGCTCTCTGGCGTGCCATGGGGTGTGAAACACCTTTACTTTTTCATCGAACAGCGACTCTTCTCCCTTCAGAAGCACCACATTCTTCCACGAAGAGATCACTTTTGAATAGATTCTTCCCACGATCGTACCAAAAGAAAGATAGTTCTTCGTTTTGTAAGCTTCATGAACATAGAAAGTAGCATTCTCGAAGAGGACAGAGTTGAAGATATGATCGAGATGCACATGCGTGAAGAGAACGTCCGTTATATCATCCGGGGAGATTCCCAGCTCAGAGAACTTTTCTTCCAGTTCGTCCATAGAAGAGAGGTTACCGGGGTCGATGATGATTCTTCTGTCCTTGTGTTCCAGATAAACGACTGTG
This window encodes:
- a CDS encoding FliA/WhiG family RNA polymerase sigma factor, yielding MWDKESMIRSLLPFIKRTAEDLAQTLPPNVEVDDLIQEGIVAALSSLERYDPSKASFTTFIMKRVKGAMYDYLRKIDWMPRNLRKNVKMIERAIYESEEFPSDEEIARKTGLELKEVVRARNEMMRKQLLMIDAMEDEIVLKTEGPDENAYRELLVEEMKKAIEKLSDKEKLVLSLRFEKDLSLKEIAKVLDVSESRVSQIISKSLLKIKKEVMGDDQAG
- a CDS encoding stage V sporulation protein S translates to MEILKVSSNSNPNKVAGAIAGSLTKSEKVEIQAIGAGAVNQAVKALAVARRFLEESGKDLFVVPGFIEIKIGDDVRTGISFKVFLENNKNE
- the galT gene encoding galactose-1-phosphate uridylyltransferase, coding for MPEFRKDPIIKRWVIIATERAKRPHDFARTKVEEVREGFCPFDYGNEHTTPPEIFAFRPADTEPNTPGWWVRVVPNKFPAVDPDVPLRKYGRGMYDAAMGFGYHDVVVETPDHNSHLAVMDYKNVEEVIWAYKIRYEQLMKDERIKYILIFKNHGKDAGASLSHPHSQIIALPIMPKRVQEELDGSKEYYEYKERCPFCDIIDEEKKERERIVEENDHFIALEPFAARFPFETWILPKRHMNSFHLISEDEVGSLAKILKNVLYRIYAALDNPPYNLLIHTAPTSLEGKDYYHWHIEIFPRLTKVAGFEWGTGFYINIVPPEDAARYLREVSLEQV
- a CDS encoding glycogen synthase; translation: MKVVFVSYEVFPFAKVGGLADVAGTLPKYLKKHGVDVTIVMPKHRIVEKNAEKFGYEIKKVAEGLSVSHVKTDQKFDIYESVLPGSDVKTYFVANDYYFSAEDVYAGPDLGEQAIFFCAATLDLVKHLDLKPDIVHVNDWQTALIPVYLKTVYRDDPYFSRTATVLTIHNLGYQGVFDPKYLSFAGLPDYVFTIDGLEFYRQLNFLKGGIVFSDVINTVSPTYAEEIQTEEYGEKLEGVLRMRSKDLYGILNGIDYELYNPATDRYIYVNYDVNRLELKWENKVKLQEELGLPVNKETAVAGLISRLVPQKGLDLLVDVMDYLMLFDLQIVVLGTGDEQYENAFRKFQERYPDKVSANIKFDVELAQKIYAGADIFLMPSRYEPCGLGQMFSMRYGTIPVVRYTGGLADTVKEYDPQSMEGTGFGFKKYDSAHLLKAVSKALHFYYREKDHWRRIMTNAMNTDLSWDRSAKEYVDLYKKALAKVGR
- a CDS encoding MBL fold metallo-hydrolase, encoding MELKILVTGGSVFVPGRLNAHFSTVVYLEHKDRRIIIDPGNLSSMDELEEKFSELGISPDDITDVLFTHVHLDHIFNSVLFENATFYVHEAYKTKNYLSFGTIVGRIYSKVISSWKNVVLLKGEESLFDEKVKVFHTPWHAREHLSFLLDTENAGRVLITGDITPNRLSYYDIIKGYGSVQVKNFLDRVGRIDLLVFPHDAPLKLEVKK